In Streptantibioticus cattleyicolor NRRL 8057 = DSM 46488, a genomic segment contains:
- a CDS encoding N-acetylglucosamine kinase, whose protein sequence is MGGDRVLGVDSGGSGVRITLAALPAPGEPVTADPAFTRAVSDPVPVGPRGLDAERLLAHVLPVAEELTARAGRPRIAAATIGAAGLASLGTAVRERLPAALRNGLGVGRLALAADAVTAYAGALGVRRGVVVAAGTGLVALGAEPGGGGWRRADGWGHLLGDCGGGAWIGRAGLEAALRAHDGRPEGSAALLDRLTARFGPAPELPGTLYPRADRAAVLASFAPEVGRCAAHDPVAARILRQAARHLLDAAAAVRPEPVRTGDGWELALTGGLLNLGEPLLGPVRELAPHAAPGARLVAADGDPLLGAVRIAAALAHGGPMLPADPRLLTLH, encoded by the coding sequence ATGGGCGGCGACCGGGTGCTGGGGGTCGACTCCGGTGGCTCCGGCGTGCGGATCACGCTGGCCGCGCTGCCCGCGCCGGGCGAGCCGGTGACGGCCGATCCGGCGTTCACCCGTGCCGTGTCCGATCCGGTGCCCGTCGGTCCGCGCGGCCTCGACGCCGAGCGGCTGCTGGCCCATGTCCTCCCAGTGGCCGAGGAGTTGACGGCGCGGGCCGGACGGCCCCGGATCGCCGCCGCCACGATCGGCGCCGCCGGGCTGGCCTCCCTCGGCACCGCGGTGCGTGAACGGCTCCCGGCCGCGCTGCGGAACGGCCTCGGGGTGGGCCGGCTGGCGCTGGCGGCCGACGCGGTGACCGCCTACGCCGGAGCGCTGGGCGTGCGGCGCGGGGTGGTGGTCGCGGCCGGGACGGGGCTGGTCGCGCTCGGCGCCGAACCGGGCGGCGGGGGGTGGCGGCGCGCCGACGGCTGGGGACACCTGCTCGGCGACTGCGGCGGCGGTGCCTGGATCGGCCGGGCCGGTCTGGAGGCGGCGTTGCGCGCCCACGACGGGCGCCCGGAGGGCTCGGCGGCGCTGCTGGACCGGCTGACCGCGCGCTTCGGCCCGGCGCCGGAGTTGCCGGGGACGCTCTATCCGCGCGCCGACCGGGCGGCGGTGCTGGCGTCGTTCGCCCCCGAGGTGGGGCGGTGCGCGGCGCACGACCCGGTGGCGGCGCGGATCCTGCGGCAGGCGGCCCGCCATCTGCTGGACGCGGCGGCGGCGGTGCGGCCGGAGCCGGTACGGACCGGGGACGGGTGGGAACTGGCGCTCACCGGCGGGCTGTTGAACCTCGGCGAGCCGCTGCTCGGCCCGGTGCGCGAGCTGGCGCCGCACGCGGCGCCCGGGGCACGACTGGTGGCGGCCGACGGCGATCCGCTGCTGGGCGCGGTGCGGATCGCGGCGGCGCTGGCGCACGGCGGGCCGATGCTGCCGGCCGACCCCCGGCTGCTGACGCTGCACTGA